The proteins below are encoded in one region of Streptomyces sp. NBC_00490:
- a CDS encoding cellulose binding domain-containing protein, giving the protein MRRTRILTAVLALAAGLLAGTPPALAADSPRTALAADTYTWKNARIDGGGFVPGIVFNRSEKNLAYARTDIGGAYRWVQSSKTWTPLLDSVGWDDWGHTGVASLASDSVNPDRVYAAVGTYTNSWDPGNGAILRSSNRGASWQKTDLPFKLGGNMPGRGMGERLAIDPNKNSVLYLGAPSGKGLWRSTDSGVTWSQVANFPNVGNYVQDPSDTSGYASDNQGVVWVTFDERTGTSGSATQTIYVGVADKDNAVYRSTDGGASWSRLAGQPTGYLAHKGVLDTANGYLYIAYSDKGGPYDGGKGRLLRYATSTGTWTDISPVAEADTYYGFSGLSVDRQHPGTVMATAYSSWWPDTQIFRSTDSGATWTKAWDYTSYPSRSNRYTMDVSSSPWLSWGANPSPPEQSPKLGWMTEALEIDPFDSDRMMYGTGATVYGTENLTNWDSGSQFTIKPMVQGLEETAVNDLAAPPSGGAQLFSALGDIGGFRHTDLTKVPAMMYTQPNFTTTTSLDFAETNPNTVVRTGNLDSGPHIAFSTDNGANWFGGTDPSGVSGGGTVAAASDGSRFVWSPEGTGVQYATGFGSSWAASSGIPAGAIVESDRVDAKTFYGFKSGKFYVSSDGGATFTASAATGLPSGDSVRFKALPGTKGDVWLAGGATDGAYGLWHSTNGGTSFTKLSNVEQADAVGFGKAATGASYQTLYTSAKIGGVRGIFRSTNQGSTWTRINDDAHQWGWTGAAITGDPRVYGRVYVSTNGRGVIYGDSSDAGGGGGGTDPTPTPTGACAVTYKITSQWSGGFQADVQLSNTGSSAWSGWSLGWTFPGGQTVGQLWNAEYTQSGSAVTAKNVTWNANVAAGSSVSFGFTGSWSGTNTKPTAFKLGDQSCTVL; this is encoded by the coding sequence GTGCGAAGAACACGCATCCTCACGGCCGTGCTCGCGCTCGCGGCCGGCCTGCTCGCGGGCACCCCGCCCGCACTGGCCGCCGACAGTCCGAGAACGGCCCTCGCCGCCGACACCTACACCTGGAAGAACGCCCGGATCGACGGCGGCGGATTCGTCCCCGGCATCGTCTTCAACCGCAGCGAGAAGAACCTGGCCTACGCCCGCACCGACATCGGCGGCGCCTACCGCTGGGTGCAGTCGAGCAAGACCTGGACGCCCCTGCTGGACTCGGTCGGCTGGGACGACTGGGGGCACACGGGCGTGGCGAGCCTGGCCTCCGACTCCGTGAACCCGGACCGGGTGTACGCGGCGGTCGGCACGTACACCAACAGCTGGGACCCCGGGAACGGGGCCATCCTGCGCTCCTCCAACCGGGGCGCGAGCTGGCAGAAGACCGATCTGCCGTTCAAGCTGGGCGGCAACATGCCGGGGCGCGGCATGGGCGAGCGGCTGGCGATCGACCCGAACAAGAACAGCGTGCTGTACCTGGGCGCGCCGAGCGGCAAGGGCCTGTGGCGGTCGACGGACTCCGGCGTGACCTGGTCGCAGGTCGCGAACTTCCCGAACGTCGGCAATTACGTACAGGATCCGAGCGACACCTCCGGCTACGCCAGTGACAACCAGGGCGTCGTCTGGGTCACCTTCGACGAGCGCACGGGCACCTCGGGCAGCGCGACACAGACGATCTACGTCGGGGTGGCCGACAAGGACAACGCGGTCTACCGCTCGACGGACGGGGGCGCGAGCTGGTCGCGGCTGGCCGGGCAGCCGACGGGGTACCTCGCGCACAAGGGCGTACTGGATACCGCCAACGGCTATCTGTACATCGCATACAGCGACAAGGGCGGTCCGTACGACGGCGGCAAGGGCCGGCTGCTGCGGTACGCGACCTCGACCGGTACGTGGACGGACATCAGCCCGGTCGCCGAGGCCGACACGTACTACGGCTTCAGCGGGCTGAGCGTCGACCGGCAGCATCCGGGCACGGTGATGGCCACGGCGTACAGCTCCTGGTGGCCGGACACCCAGATCTTCCGCTCCACCGACAGCGGCGCGACCTGGACGAAGGCCTGGGACTACACGTCGTATCCCAGCCGTTCCAACCGCTACACGATGGACGTGTCCTCCTCACCCTGGCTGAGCTGGGGCGCCAACCCGTCACCGCCCGAGCAGTCGCCGAAGCTCGGCTGGATGACGGAGGCGCTGGAGATCGATCCGTTCGACTCCGACCGGATGATGTACGGGACGGGCGCGACGGTCTACGGCACCGAGAACCTGACGAACTGGGACTCCGGCAGCCAGTTCACCATCAAGCCGATGGTGCAGGGCCTGGAGGAGACCGCGGTCAACGACCTCGCCGCTCCCCCCTCCGGCGGCGCCCAGCTCTTCAGCGCCCTCGGGGACATCGGCGGTTTCCGGCACACGGACCTCACCAAGGTGCCGGCGATGATGTACACCCAGCCGAACTTCACCACCACGACCAGCCTGGACTTCGCCGAGACGAACCCGAACACGGTGGTCCGGACCGGCAACCTGGACTCGGGTCCGCACATCGCGTTCTCGACGGACAACGGCGCCAACTGGTTCGGCGGGACGGACCCTTCGGGGGTCAGCGGTGGCGGCACGGTCGCGGCGGCCTCGGACGGCAGCCGCTTCGTGTGGAGTCCGGAGGGCACCGGGGTGCAGTACGCGACGGGCTTCGGCTCGTCCTGGGCGGCGTCGAGCGGCATCCCGGCCGGGGCGATCGTCGAGTCCGACCGGGTCGACGCGAAGACCTTCTACGGCTTCAAGTCCGGCAAGTTCTACGTCAGTTCGGACGGGGGCGCGACTTTCACGGCCTCGGCGGCCACCGGGCTCCCGAGCGGCGACAGCGTCCGCTTCAAGGCGCTGCCCGGCACCAAGGGCGATGTGTGGCTGGCGGGCGGCGCGACGGACGGCGCGTACGGGCTGTGGCACTCGACGAACGGCGGTACGTCCTTCACCAAGCTGTCCAATGTCGAGCAGGCCGACGCCGTCGGCTTCGGCAAGGCGGCGACGGGAGCGTCGTACCAGACCCTCTACACCAGCGCGAAGATCGGCGGTGTGCGCGGCATCTTCCGTTCCACGAACCAGGGTTCGACCTGGACGCGTATCAACGACGATGCCCACCAGTGGGGTTGGACGGGCGCGGCGATCACCGGTGACCCGCGGGTGTACGGCCGGGTCTATGTGTCGACGAACGGCCGTGGCGTCATCTACGGCGACTCCTCCGACGCGGGCGGTGGCGGTGGCGGCACCGACCCCACGCCGACGCCCACGGGTGCCTGCGCGGTGACGTACAAGATCACGAGCCAGTGGTCGGGCGGTTTCCAGGCGGACGTCCAGCTCAGCAACACCGGCTCCAGCGCCTGGAGCGGCTGGTCACTCGGCTGGACCTTCCCGGGCGGCCAGACCGTCGGCCAGCTGTGGAACGCCGAGTACACCCAGTCGGGTTCGGCGGTGACGGCGAAGAACGTCACCTGGAACGCGAACGTGGCGGCGGGCTCCTCCGTGAGCTTCGGCTTCACGGGGAGCTGGTCGGGGACGAACACGAAACCGACGGCGTTCAAGCTGGGTGACCAGTCCTGCACGGTCCTCTGA
- a CDS encoding glycoside hydrolase family 48 protein, which produces MAPRRRRRTVRRLWTAVTAALALPFAMLSVASTPAQAAAVQCSVDYKTNDWGSGFTTDVTITNRGTDAISGWTLTYAYTGNQKLSNGWNGTWSQSGQTVTVNSASYNGNIAAGAAVSTGAQFTYSGTNAAPTSFAINGTTCTGAHQPPITVLTSPAAGAVYTQGNAVPLAATAAAADGATISKVEFYDNTTLLGTDTTSPYSLSASSLTVGSHSLLAKAYDSTGASAESTPVGITVVSGPAIVASATQLAVQQGKTGTFGVKLSTQPSANVTVTTARASGNSGLSVTGGASLTFTPSNWNTAQNVTITAGSSGTGAATFESTATGHAKASVTVTQIEAAGEYNARFLELYGKITNPANGYFSPEGIPYHSVETLIVEAPDHGHETTSEAYSYLLWLQAMYGKVTGDWTKFNGAWDIMEKYMIPTHADQPTNSFYNASKPATYAPELDTPNEYPAKLDTGVPVGSDPIAGELKSAYGTDDVYGMHWLQDVDNVYGYGNAPGKCEAGPTDTGPSYINTFQRGAQESVWETVPQPTCDAFKYGGKNGYLDLFTGDASYAKQWKFTNAPDADARAVQAAYWADKWADAQGKGSQISATVAKAAKMGDYLRYSMYDKYFKKIGNCVGPTTCAAGTGKDASMYLMSWYYAWGGATDTSAGWAWRIGSSHAHGGYQNPMAAYALSAYADLKPKSSTGAADWGTSLTRQIEFYRWLQSNEGAIAGGATNSWAGRYATPPAGKSTFYGMYYDQQPVYHDPPSNQWFGFQAWSMERVAEYYQQTGNAAAKTVLDKWVDWALDHTTINPDGTYQIPSTLQWSGQPDTWNASSPGSNSGLHVTVADYTNDVGVAAAYAKTLTYYADRSGDTAAATTAKALLDGMWDNHQDALGIAVPENRADYNRFDDSVSIPSGWTGTMPNGDAINSSSTFDSIRSFYEDDPAWSKIEAYLAGGAVPSFTYHRFWAQADIALAMGSYAELLE; this is translated from the coding sequence ATGGCACCGAGAAGGAGACGCCGGACTGTCCGGCGCTTATGGACGGCTGTCACGGCCGCCCTGGCTCTGCCGTTCGCCATGCTGAGTGTGGCTTCAACTCCCGCACAAGCAGCGGCAGTTCAGTGCAGCGTCGACTACAAAACGAATGACTGGGGCTCCGGCTTCACCACGGACGTGACGATCACGAACCGCGGTACGGACGCCATCAGCGGCTGGACGCTGACGTATGCCTACACCGGCAACCAGAAGCTGTCGAACGGCTGGAACGGCACCTGGTCCCAGTCCGGCCAGACGGTCACGGTGAACAGCGCGAGCTACAACGGGAACATCGCGGCCGGCGCCGCGGTCTCCACCGGCGCGCAGTTCACCTACAGCGGCACCAACGCCGCCCCGACGTCCTTCGCGATCAACGGCACCACCTGCACCGGCGCGCACCAGCCGCCGATCACCGTGCTGACCAGCCCGGCAGCGGGCGCCGTCTACACGCAGGGCAACGCCGTCCCGCTCGCGGCGACCGCCGCGGCCGCCGACGGCGCGACGATCAGCAAGGTGGAGTTCTACGACAACACCACGCTGCTCGGCACCGACACGACATCGCCGTACTCGCTCTCGGCCTCCAGCTTGACCGTGGGCAGTCATTCGCTGCTGGCGAAGGCGTACGACAGCACGGGCGCGTCGGCGGAGTCCACACCGGTCGGCATCACGGTCGTCTCGGGCCCCGCCATCGTGGCCTCGGCGACCCAACTCGCCGTGCAGCAGGGCAAGACGGGCACGTTCGGGGTGAAGCTGTCGACGCAGCCGTCCGCGAACGTGACGGTGACGACCGCCCGCGCCAGTGGCAACTCGGGCCTGTCCGTGACCGGCGGGGCTTCCCTGACCTTCACCCCGTCGAACTGGAACACCGCCCAGAACGTGACCATCACGGCCGGCTCCTCCGGCACCGGAGCCGCGACCTTCGAGTCGACGGCGACCGGGCACGCCAAGGCGTCGGTGACGGTCACGCAGATCGAGGCGGCGGGCGAGTACAACGCCCGTTTCCTGGAGCTGTACGGCAAGATCACCAACCCGGCGAACGGCTACTTCTCACCCGAGGGCATCCCCTATCACTCGGTGGAGACGCTGATCGTCGAGGCGCCGGACCACGGTCACGAGACCACGTCCGAGGCGTACAGCTACCTGCTCTGGCTGCAGGCCATGTACGGCAAGGTGACCGGCGACTGGACCAAGTTCAACGGTGCCTGGGACATCATGGAGAAGTACATGATCCCCACGCACGCCGACCAGCCGACCAACTCCTTCTACAACGCCTCGAAGCCGGCGACCTACGCGCCCGAGCTGGACACGCCCAACGAGTATCCGGCGAAGCTGGACACCGGGGTGCCGGTCGGTTCGGACCCGATCGCCGGTGAACTGAAGAGCGCCTACGGTACGGACGATGTCTACGGCATGCACTGGTTGCAGGACGTCGACAACGTCTACGGCTACGGCAACGCGCCCGGCAAGTGCGAGGCGGGTCCGACGGACACCGGCCCGTCGTACATCAACACCTTCCAGCGCGGTGCGCAGGAGTCGGTGTGGGAGACGGTGCCGCAGCCGACCTGCGACGCCTTCAAGTACGGCGGCAAGAACGGGTACCTGGACCTCTTCACCGGTGACGCCTCCTACGCCAAGCAGTGGAAGTTCACCAACGCCCCGGACGCCGACGCGCGTGCGGTGCAGGCCGCGTACTGGGCCGACAAGTGGGCCGACGCCCAGGGCAAGGGCAGCCAGATCTCCGCGACCGTCGCCAAGGCCGCGAAGATGGGCGACTACCTGCGCTACTCGATGTACGACAAGTACTTCAAGAAGATCGGCAACTGCGTCGGTCCGACCACCTGTGCGGCCGGGACCGGCAAGGACGCCTCGATGTACCTGATGTCCTGGTACTACGCCTGGGGCGGCGCCACCGACACCTCGGCGGGCTGGGCCTGGCGCATCGGCTCCAGCCATGCGCACGGCGGCTACCAGAACCCGATGGCCGCGTACGCGCTGAGCGCCTACGCCGACCTGAAGCCCAAGTCGAGCACGGGTGCCGCCGATTGGGGCACCTCGCTGACCCGGCAGATCGAGTTCTACCGCTGGCTCCAGTCCAACGAGGGCGCCATCGCGGGCGGTGCGACCAACAGCTGGGCGGGCCGTTACGCGACTCCGCCGGCCGGCAAGTCCACCTTCTACGGCATGTACTACGACCAGCAGCCCGTCTACCACGACCCGCCGTCCAACCAGTGGTTCGGCTTCCAGGCGTGGTCGATGGAGCGGGTGGCCGAGTACTACCAGCAGACGGGGAACGCGGCCGCGAAGACCGTCCTCGACAAGTGGGTGGACTGGGCACTGGACCACACCACCATCAACCCCGACGGCACCTACCAGATCCCGTCGACCCTCCAGTGGTCGGGCCAGCCCGACACCTGGAACGCGTCAAGTCCCGGTTCCAACAGCGGACTTCACGTCACCGTCGCCGACTACACCAACGACGTCGGTGTGGCCGCCGCGTACGCCAAGACTCTGACGTACTACGCGGACCGCTCCGGTGACACGGCCGCCGCGACGACGGCCAAGGCACTCCTGGACGGCATGTGGGACAACCACCAGGACGCCCTGGGCATCGCGGTGCCGGAGAACCGGGCCGACTACAACCGGTTCGACGACAGCGTCTCCATCCCGAGCGGCTGGACCGGCACCATGCCGAACGGCGACGCGATCAACTCGTCGTCGACCTTCGACTCGATCCGGTCGTTCTACGAGGACGATCCGGCCTGGTCGAAGATCGAGGCGTATCTCGCGGGCGGCGCGGTGCCGTCGTTCACGTACCACCGGTTCTGGGCCCAGGCGGACATCGCCCTGGCCATGGGTTCGTACGCGGAGCTTCTCGAATAG